ccaggaggcggagcttacagtgagccgagattgcgccactgcactccagcctgggtgacagagcgagactccgtctcaaaaaaaaaaaaaaaaacgggggtGGCAGAAAAGGGTGTTCTGAAATCATGGTCACTCACAAGAGAAATACAAACATGATTCTTCACTTAAGCAGTCATTTTTGTGCAATTCCAGGATCAAAAAGAACATTCCGATTGTATTAACAGGTACTTGTAGAATAATTATCAGAAGCAtgcccaacactttggaagatgAAGAACTAAGGTTCTTAAAGACGTTTACATATTTCTCATGTTATGttcatgttttgtcttttttttttttttaaaggatgttgAAGACTCACAAAACCACACTGGTGAGCCTGTTGGAGATGACTACAAGAAAATGGGAACACTTTTTGGTGAACTGAACAAAAACCTTATCAACATGGGCTTCACAAGGATGTATTTTGGAGAACGAATTGTGGAACCAGTAATAGTCATTTTCTTTTGGGTTATGCTGTGGTTCCTTGGCCTGCAAGCCCTTGGGCTAGTTGCTGTTCTTTGCCTTGTTATTATTTATGTGCAACAGTAAAACATGGCCGAATTGAATTGTTTGACATTTGGTAGCCATATATGTAATTGGAAGAAGttatatatttcactttttgaCAACCGAAAAAGTTTGCCTTGTTTCAAATTGTGTGCTGGCTGTTTTGTAAGTAAATTTATACATGGATGTCACTTAAAACTAAACTCTTGATCATAACAGGgttgaatatatattttgaatatacatTAGCTTATTCAAAACTCTTGTTTCACTACTATGATCTCTGTCTCCTTTATACACCTCTATCCCCATGCCAAATCTTAAGTAACACCACCAGAAATTGAACAGGGAAAATAACAGGACATGGAATTCAAATCAAGCAATATAGTTCTTATAAAGAGTTccaataaaacattttagaagaaaaagtatGAAACAAGCTAAAAGTAAGTTTCACTTAGAAAACTGCTCCCCATTCACCCTCCCCACCAAATAATCTCATATTATTTGGGAAATATTTGGATTTCAATTGTCCTTACCCAGCCTAAACTAAGGTAAATGATAATTAGCATACACTACCTTAATATTGTGatgaaaatcagtaaagatagAACGTTTTCTAAAggttgaaaataatatatttattattgctgGGGAAAGCTCCCAGGTTAAATATAAcgtttttaaaatgtagcatttgGACCTAGACCTACTTTAGTATATCATTTGAAGTTTCAGACAATTTTGGTGCTAATTACTTTTTGTGAGTTTTTAAAGTCTCATAGCCTAGTTGACTGCACCCTATGgtaatgccacattttcttgtgtCTAACAAGTTGCATATTTTTTCCTAGAGAGacattttcagtgtattttttttagaaatttataattttatggttCTTTCATAACAATTATTCTGAGTTTTGAAACAATGTATTTCCTATCTTGACGTGGATTTTTTcacaaaaaatttatattttactgttgttttcaggaaaaaaatcagatcatTTTTCTTTGATATCTATATCAGAAACTACAATATTAACAGTATAAAACCAAAtgcttaaatttaaaacttagccaattttgataatatttttctaatgctAAAGTCACGTCAGTAATTGGCTAGCCATGTTATTAAGGTGTCTTAATTCAGCATTTTCAGGTTTTATATTGAAATAcgcatttctttaaatattctttgaaaatggaaaatggcTTTAGTGATATTTTGGGTTTGTTAGAGAACCTAAAACCTTTACACTGTCATCTCAaagattataaaggaaagaggtagTTAAGATTTAGAATTCAagttaaatttcagaaaattggGGTAGTCAGGCATTTTTATCTTTGGTAGGGCAACAAGTAAAACATGTAGAGTGCTTGCTATCCCACTTTATAAAGCTTTTACCCAATCTTATTTCTAAACTTCTGTGCATTCTCAGTGTCTTCTCattctgaaacagaaaataaggaaaaacattTAACTTAGTTTTCTAAAATCAGATAATCCTAAACAAAAATGTTAGTCAAGGTTACTAAAAAGTATTGCGCATTTATATAAATACAGgccttttaaaatttgacttttaggccgggcgcagtggctcacgcttataatcccagcactttgggaggccgaggtgggcggatcacgaggtcaggagatcgagaccacggtgaaaccccgtctctactaaaaatacaaaaaaattagccgggcgtggtggcgggc
This genomic stretch from Nomascus leucogenys isolate Asia chromosome 18, Asia_NLE_v1, whole genome shotgun sequence harbors:
- the FAM241A gene encoding uncharacterized protein FAM241A: MCSAGELLRGGDGGERDEDGDALAERAAAGTERDPGASPRRLGQRPKESEQDVEDSQNHTGEPVGDDYKKMGTLFGELNKNLINMGFTRMYFGERIVEPVIVIFFWVMLWFLGLQALGLVAVLCLVIIYVQQ